One part of the Gossypium raimondii isolate GPD5lz chromosome 1, ASM2569854v1, whole genome shotgun sequence genome encodes these proteins:
- the LOC105786427 gene encoding probable DNA helicase MCM8 isoform X1 produces MFGSHGERSIEKYGSINASNVGSIVPVYFTENEYSKDEEKLIFDLIRFFSASPGKDLADQVKDDCGAVSLSLDYQRFRRLCDIEEFYAKMEDKPKIALSCMSAAIHQVLLNNQDFYLEEGKKINIRLHNYPESMTVLKNLKAAYIDKLVSVRGTVVKASNVKPLVIKMNFACEKCATEIPRSFPDGKFSPPSACTIHGCKSRTFKPIRSSAQAIDFQKIRLQELLKSEDHEEGRVPRTVECELTEDLVDLCIPGDVATVTGIIRVINNYMDIGGGKSKGRNQGFYYLYIEAVSIKNSKSLSVTEDMEDSNSDARAKELVDLFSFSPRDLEFIVKFSKEHGSDVFRQILQSICPSIYGHELVKAGITLALFGGVRKHSMDRNKVPVRGDIHVIVVGDPGLGKSQLLQAAAAVSPRGIYVCGNATTNAGLTVAVVKDTMTSDYAFEAGAMVLADGGLCCIDEFDKMSAEHQALLEAMEQQCVSVAKAGLVASLSARTSVLAAANPVGGHYNRAKTVNENLKMSPALLSRFDLVFILLDKPDEQLDKQLSEHIMSLHAGYGESSPALKKPRIAKAAQNVEAITMRVKGGSLVSRLRLDPKKDADFVPLPGALLRKYISYARTYVFPRMSKPAAEILQKFYLQLRDRNTAGDGTPITARQLESLVRLTQARARVDLREEITVQDAKDAVEIMKESLYDKYVDEHGFVDFGRSGGMSQQKEAKRFLSALNKQSELQQKDCFSISEIYSLADRIGLRVPDIDTFVDNLNSVGYLLKKGPKAYQVLSSSYSRSQPSRSRC; encoded by the exons ATGTTTGGATCTCACGGGGAGAGATCAATTGAAAAATACGGTTCGATTAATGCAAGCAACGTTGGCTCTATCGTTCCCGTTTATTTCACCGAAAACGAGTACTCCAAGGACGAAGAAAAGCTTATTTTTGACCTCATTCGTTTCTTCTCCGCTTCTCCAGGGAAAGATCTTGCTGATCAG GTAAAGGATGACTGTGGTGCCGTTTCTTTGTCTCTTGATTACCAACGATTTCGAAGATTATGTGATATCGAAGAATTCTATGCCAAAATGGAAGATAAGCCTAAAATAGCTCTCTCATGCATGAGTGCCGCTATTCACCAG GTTTTATTAAACAACCAGGATTTCTACTTGGAGGAAGGAAAGAAGATAAATATTCGTCTGCACAACTACCCTGAATCCATGACTGTCTTGAAGAACTTAAAGGCAGCATATATCG ACAAGCTTGTATCTGTGCGGGGTACAGTGGTAAAAGCTAGCAATGTCAAGCCTCTTgtgattaaaatgaattttgccTGTGAAAAATGTGCAACCGAGATTCCTCGTTCATTTCCTGATGGAAAGTTTTCGCCACCATCAGCTTGTACTATACATGGCTGCAAGAGCAGAACATTCAAACCAATTCGATCCTCGGCTCAAGCGATAGATTTTCAGAAGATAAG GTTACAGGAGCTGCTGAAGTCTGAGGATCATGAAGAAGGTCGTGTCCCTCGAACAGTAGAATGTGAATTGACTGAAGATCTTGTTGATCTTTGCATCCCTGGAGATGTAGCAACAGTCACTGGAATTATAAGAGTTATCAACAATTACATGGATATTGGAGGAG GAAAATCAAAAGGCAGAAATCAAGGATTTTACTATCTGTACATAGAAGCAGtttctataaaaaattctaaGTCGCTCTCTGTGACTGAGGATATGGAAGATTCCAATAGTGATGCTAGAGCAAAAGAGCTAGTTGATTTGTTCTCTTTCTCTCCAAGGGATTTGGAATTTATTGTGAAGTTTTCAAAAGAGCATGGTTCAGATGTCTTTCGCCAAATACTTCAATCCATATGTCCATCCATCTATGGACATGAGCTTGTTAAAG CTGGGATAACTTTGGCGTTGTTTGGTGGAGTACGAAAACATTCAATGGATCGGAATAAGGTCCCAGTCAGAGGAGACATCCATGTCATTGTTGTTG GTGATCCAGGTCTAGGGAAGAGCCAACTGCTGCAAGCAGCGGCTGCTGTTTCCCCACGTGGTATATATGTTTGTGGCAATGCCACCACTAATGCTGGTTTAACTGTAGCTGTAGTGAAGGACACTATGACAAGTGACTATGCTTTTGAGGCTG GAGCCATGGTACTGGCAGATGGTGGACTATGCTGTATAGATGAGTTTGATAAAATGTCTGCTGAACATCAG GCTTTACTGGAAGCAATGGAACAACAGTGTGTTTCTGTTGCAAAAGCTGGACTGGTAGCAAGTTTATCTGCTCGAACATCTGTCTTAGCAGCAGCAAATCCCGTTGGTGGTCATTATAA CCGTGCGAAAACAGtcaatgaaaatttgaaaatgagtcCAGCTTTGCTCtcaagatttgatttggttttcATATTGCTTGATAAACCTGATGAGCAGCTGGACAAGCAACTTTCGGAGCACATAATGTCA CTTCATGCAGGATATGGAGAAAGTTCACCAGCACTGAAAAAGCCACGTATAGCTAAAg CAGCACAAAACGTTGAAGCAATAACTATGAGAGTGAAAGGAGGTTCTTTAGTTTCTAGGCTGAGACTTGACCCCAAAAAGGATGCTGATTTTGTCCCATTGCCTGGTGCACTTCTTCGCAAATATATTTCTTATGCAAGAACATACGTCTTCCCCAG GATGTCCAAACCAGCAGCGGAAATCCTGCAAAAATTCTACTTACAACTAAGAGACCGCAATACAGCTGGTGATGGCACGCCTATAACAGCGAGACAATTGGAGAGTCTGGTTAGACTAACACAAGCTCGAGCACGAGTGGATTTGAGAGAAGAAATAACAGTCCAAGATGCTAAG gATGCAgttgaaataatgaaagaatCCCTGTACGATAAGTATGTTGATGAGCATGGATTTGTGGATTTTGGTCGAAGTGGGGGAATGAGTCAACAAAAAGAAGCAAAGCGCTTTTTAAGTGCTTTAAACAAGCAATCAGAGTTGCAACAAAAAGATTGCTTCTCCATATCT GAAATCTACAGTTTGGCAGATAGAATTGGGTTAAGAGTTCCTGATATTGACACATTTGTGGATAACTTAAACAGTGTAGGTTATCTTCTTAAGAAAGGGCCAAAGGCATACCAG GTGTTATCATCATCATATTCAAGAAGCCAACCATCAAGATCAAGATGCTAA
- the LOC105786427 gene encoding probable DNA helicase MCM8 isoform X2, with product MFGSHGERSIEKYGSINASNVGSIVPVYFTENEYSKDEEKLIFDLIRFFSASPGKDLADQVKDDCGAVSLSLDYQRFRRLCDIEEFYAKMEDKPKIALSCMSAAIHQVLLNNQDFYLEEGKKINIRLHNYPESMTVLKNLKAAYIDKLVSVRGTVVKASNVKPLVIKMNFACEKCATEIPRSFPDGKFSPPSACTIHGCKSRTFKPIRSSAQAIDFQKIRLQELLKSEDHEEGRVPRTVECELTEDLVDLCIPGDVATVTGIIRVINNYMDIGGGKSKGRNQGFYYLYIEAVSIKNSKSLSVTEDMEDSNSDARAKELVDLFSFSPRDLEFIVKFSKEHGSDVFRQILQSICPSIYGHELVKAGITLALFGGVRKHSMDRNKVPVRGDIHVIVVGDPGLGKSQLLQAAAAVSPRGIYVCGNATTNAGLTVAVVKDTMTSDYAFEAGAMVLADGGLCCIDEFDKMSAEHQALLEAMEQQCVSVAKAGLVASLSARTSVLAAANPVGGHYNRAKTVNENLKMSPALLSRFDLVFILLDKPDEQLDKQLSEHIMSLHAGYGESSPALKKPRIAKAQNVEAITMRVKGGSLVSRLRLDPKKDADFVPLPGALLRKYISYARTYVFPRMSKPAAEILQKFYLQLRDRNTAGDGTPITARQLESLVRLTQARARVDLREEITVQDAKDAVEIMKESLYDKYVDEHGFVDFGRSGGMSQQKEAKRFLSALNKQSELQQKDCFSISEIYSLADRIGLRVPDIDTFVDNLNSVGYLLKKGPKAYQVLSSSYSRSQPSRSRC from the exons ATGTTTGGATCTCACGGGGAGAGATCAATTGAAAAATACGGTTCGATTAATGCAAGCAACGTTGGCTCTATCGTTCCCGTTTATTTCACCGAAAACGAGTACTCCAAGGACGAAGAAAAGCTTATTTTTGACCTCATTCGTTTCTTCTCCGCTTCTCCAGGGAAAGATCTTGCTGATCAG GTAAAGGATGACTGTGGTGCCGTTTCTTTGTCTCTTGATTACCAACGATTTCGAAGATTATGTGATATCGAAGAATTCTATGCCAAAATGGAAGATAAGCCTAAAATAGCTCTCTCATGCATGAGTGCCGCTATTCACCAG GTTTTATTAAACAACCAGGATTTCTACTTGGAGGAAGGAAAGAAGATAAATATTCGTCTGCACAACTACCCTGAATCCATGACTGTCTTGAAGAACTTAAAGGCAGCATATATCG ACAAGCTTGTATCTGTGCGGGGTACAGTGGTAAAAGCTAGCAATGTCAAGCCTCTTgtgattaaaatgaattttgccTGTGAAAAATGTGCAACCGAGATTCCTCGTTCATTTCCTGATGGAAAGTTTTCGCCACCATCAGCTTGTACTATACATGGCTGCAAGAGCAGAACATTCAAACCAATTCGATCCTCGGCTCAAGCGATAGATTTTCAGAAGATAAG GTTACAGGAGCTGCTGAAGTCTGAGGATCATGAAGAAGGTCGTGTCCCTCGAACAGTAGAATGTGAATTGACTGAAGATCTTGTTGATCTTTGCATCCCTGGAGATGTAGCAACAGTCACTGGAATTATAAGAGTTATCAACAATTACATGGATATTGGAGGAG GAAAATCAAAAGGCAGAAATCAAGGATTTTACTATCTGTACATAGAAGCAGtttctataaaaaattctaaGTCGCTCTCTGTGACTGAGGATATGGAAGATTCCAATAGTGATGCTAGAGCAAAAGAGCTAGTTGATTTGTTCTCTTTCTCTCCAAGGGATTTGGAATTTATTGTGAAGTTTTCAAAAGAGCATGGTTCAGATGTCTTTCGCCAAATACTTCAATCCATATGTCCATCCATCTATGGACATGAGCTTGTTAAAG CTGGGATAACTTTGGCGTTGTTTGGTGGAGTACGAAAACATTCAATGGATCGGAATAAGGTCCCAGTCAGAGGAGACATCCATGTCATTGTTGTTG GTGATCCAGGTCTAGGGAAGAGCCAACTGCTGCAAGCAGCGGCTGCTGTTTCCCCACGTGGTATATATGTTTGTGGCAATGCCACCACTAATGCTGGTTTAACTGTAGCTGTAGTGAAGGACACTATGACAAGTGACTATGCTTTTGAGGCTG GAGCCATGGTACTGGCAGATGGTGGACTATGCTGTATAGATGAGTTTGATAAAATGTCTGCTGAACATCAG GCTTTACTGGAAGCAATGGAACAACAGTGTGTTTCTGTTGCAAAAGCTGGACTGGTAGCAAGTTTATCTGCTCGAACATCTGTCTTAGCAGCAGCAAATCCCGTTGGTGGTCATTATAA CCGTGCGAAAACAGtcaatgaaaatttgaaaatgagtcCAGCTTTGCTCtcaagatttgatttggttttcATATTGCTTGATAAACCTGATGAGCAGCTGGACAAGCAACTTTCGGAGCACATAATGTCA CTTCATGCAGGATATGGAGAAAGTTCACCAGCACTGAAAAAGCCACGTATAGCTAAAg CACAAAACGTTGAAGCAATAACTATGAGAGTGAAAGGAGGTTCTTTAGTTTCTAGGCTGAGACTTGACCCCAAAAAGGATGCTGATTTTGTCCCATTGCCTGGTGCACTTCTTCGCAAATATATTTCTTATGCAAGAACATACGTCTTCCCCAG GATGTCCAAACCAGCAGCGGAAATCCTGCAAAAATTCTACTTACAACTAAGAGACCGCAATACAGCTGGTGATGGCACGCCTATAACAGCGAGACAATTGGAGAGTCTGGTTAGACTAACACAAGCTCGAGCACGAGTGGATTTGAGAGAAGAAATAACAGTCCAAGATGCTAAG gATGCAgttgaaataatgaaagaatCCCTGTACGATAAGTATGTTGATGAGCATGGATTTGTGGATTTTGGTCGAAGTGGGGGAATGAGTCAACAAAAAGAAGCAAAGCGCTTTTTAAGTGCTTTAAACAAGCAATCAGAGTTGCAACAAAAAGATTGCTTCTCCATATCT GAAATCTACAGTTTGGCAGATAGAATTGGGTTAAGAGTTCCTGATATTGACACATTTGTGGATAACTTAAACAGTGTAGGTTATCTTCTTAAGAAAGGGCCAAAGGCATACCAG GTGTTATCATCATCATATTCAAGAAGCCAACCATCAAGATCAAGATGCTAA